One Candidatus Bathyarchaeota archaeon DNA segment encodes these proteins:
- the gatB gene encoding Asp-tRNA(Asn)/Glu-tRNA(Gln) amidotransferase subunit GatB, with product MSRDDEGVKIGLEIHTQLTSLKTKLFCSCPSDYRGKEPNSVVCPVCLGLPGSLPILNEKAVEYAVMAALALNCKISERMLFFRKNYFYPDLPKNFQITQYDKAGGVPLATKGYLFIEDGGRRKKVRISRVHLEEDPGRLVHIGPIDQSPYTLVDYNRSGVALLETVTEPDLNSPKEARIFLHKLRSVFEHLGIFDGSLEGAMRCDANISLAGGTRVEVKNISSFKEVERALSFEITRQKGLIEKGLLVKRETRHWDEVRRITVSLRTKEEEQDYRYFPEPDLPPVVLDEEFISKVKAKMPELPEERMKRFMATYGLPRYDAEVLVGSKQLADFFEECVKLYEEPKEVSNWIMSDLLRYLYESDLEIQESKITPEKLVEMIKMIKDGVISGKIAKTILPKMIQTGDDPQKIVEEEGLMKIDDRNILSGLIDIVFDENPKAVQDSFKDEKAIHYLIGQLMKKTNGRADPVMANELVREKLNLLKSKK from the coding sequence ATGTCAAGAGATGATGAAGGTGTTAAGATAGGCCTCGAGATTCACACTCAGCTCACCAGTCTAAAGACGAAGCTTTTTTGTAGTTGCCCTTCAGATTATAGAGGCAAGGAACCAAATTCTGTTGTGTGTCCCGTATGTCTAGGCCTTCCAGGCTCGCTTCCCATCCTCAACGAGAAGGCTGTCGAATACGCTGTCATGGCCGCCCTTGCCTTAAACTGTAAGATCTCGGAACGCATGTTATTCTTTCGTAAGAATTACTTTTATCCGGACTTACCGAAGAACTTTCAGATCACCCAATATGATAAGGCTGGAGGCGTCCCCTTAGCGACTAAAGGCTACCTCTTCATAGAGGATGGGGGGAGAAGAAAGAAGGTGAGGATCAGCCGCGTGCACCTAGAAGAGGATCCTGGTAGACTTGTCCATATCGGTCCTATTGATCAGTCACCATATACGCTTGTAGATTATAATCGTTCAGGTGTAGCCCTCCTGGAAACGGTGACAGAGCCAGACTTAAATTCGCCGAAGGAAGCTAGGATCTTTCTCCATAAACTTAGGTCCGTTTTTGAGCATTTAGGAATTTTTGATGGCAGTCTAGAGGGAGCTATGCGATGCGATGCCAATATTTCTTTAGCGGGAGGGACTAGAGTTGAGGTCAAGAACATATCATCCTTTAAGGAGGTTGAGAGGGCCTTAAGTTTTGAGATTACCAGGCAGAAAGGGCTGATAGAGAAAGGATTGCTTGTAAAGAGGGAGACAAGGCATTGGGACGAGGTGAGAAGGATAACGGTGTCTCTGAGAACCAAGGAGGAGGAACAGGATTATCGCTACTTTCCAGAACCCGACCTTCCCCCCGTAGTTCTGGATGAAGAATTTATTTCAAAAGTTAAGGCGAAGATGCCTGAGCTCCCGGAAGAACGGATGAAACGGTTTATGGCCACTTATGGTCTGCCAAGATATGACGCAGAGGTTCTTGTGGGTTCAAAACAATTAGCCGACTTCTTCGAAGAATGTGTAAAGTTATATGAGGAGCCGAAAGAAGTGAGCAACTGGATAATGAGCGATCTTCTGCGTTATCTCTATGAGAGCGATCTTGAGATACAAGAATCTAAAATAACCCCGGAGAAACTTGTTGAAATGATAAAAATGATTAAGGATGGGGTGATAAGCGGAAAGATAGCTAAGACAATTTTGCCGAAGATGATCCAAACTGGTGATGATCCGCAAAAAATAGTGGAGGAGGAGGGACTAATGAAGATAGATGACCGGAATATTTTAAGCGGCTTAATAGATATTGTCTTCGACGAAAATCCAAAAGCCGTTCAAGATTCATTCAAGGACGAAAAAGCGATTCACTATTTAATAGGTCAACTGATGAAGAAGACAAATGGAAGAGCGGATCCAGTTATGGCGAACGAGCTCGTAAGAGAGAAGCTAAATCTTCTCAAATCTAAAAAGTAA
- a CDS encoding 2-phosphosulfolactate phosphatase, with protein sequence MEEGSLDVNMEMTAKDGDMAVKRGDLIIVVDALRCTSSIVTALSNNAKAVIPTRSLKGALYLKRNNPEYLTAGERGGLKPRGFDFGNSPLEFTCDRVCGKTLIFSTTSGTLALTNVKDAPWILLGSFLNASAAASKSFQIAYSNGLNITILLSGSQGRFSLEDFLCGGAIVKRLSKMGVNLSDAAFAALLSFERAESNLLEHVMRGAHAKKLAGIGFKKDVEFSCQLDIFDTVPFYKEGVIKLLI encoded by the coding sequence ATGGAGGAAGGATCTTTGGACGTGAATATGGAGATGACGGCGAAGGACGGCGATATGGCCGTTAAACGTGGAGACCTAATCATAGTTGTGGATGCGTTGAGATGCACTTCGAGCATAGTAACCGCGCTTAGCAATAATGCAAAAGCGGTTATTCCCACTCGCTCATTGAAGGGTGCACTCTATCTGAAAAGGAATAACCCCGAATACCTGACCGCTGGCGAGAGGGGCGGATTAAAACCGAGGGGCTTCGATTTTGGGAACTCGCCTCTCGAATTTACATGTGATAGGGTATGTGGCAAAACGCTTATCTTCTCAACTACGAGTGGAACCCTGGCATTAACAAACGTGAAGGATGCCCCATGGATTCTACTTGGCTCTTTCCTTAACGCGAGCGCTGCAGCATCGAAGTCTTTTCAGATAGCCTATAGTAATGGACTCAATATTACCATTCTGCTTTCAGGGAGCCAAGGTAGGTTCTCACTAGAAGATTTTCTATGCGGCGGTGCAATTGTAAAGAGATTAAGTAAAATGGGAGTTAATCTTTCAGATGCCGCCTTCGCAGCCCTATTATCTTTTGAGCGGGCAGAGAGTAATCTGCTTGAGCATGTAATGAGGGGCGCGCATGCCAAAAAATTGGCGGGGATAGGGTTTAAAAAAGATGTGGAATTCTCATGTCAGCTAGATATTTTTGACACTGTCCCATTCTATAAGGAGGGAGTTATCAAACTTCTCATCTAG
- a CDS encoding class II fructose-bisphosphate aldolase family protein — MPLVNERDLLLPALKERRAVGAFNANNMEMVQAFIWAAEEASKELGEPVDLIIQLSPGASKYAGWALGAGMVKIAASETDVRVALNLDHATEIDQVKKALDAGFTAVLFDGSSLPFEENIRLTRQVVEMCHAKGVPVEAELGKIPKIEDYFTSSEIAHLRNLPAAEAVKIIRERAGKSVEDLMAKPEDVEYFVSKTGCDFLAAAFGSIHGIWDDIWPIRVDRLIEIQERTSLPLVSHGSSGILMSPKDAREKGIKLAKGEGTLLDAIQTGGVTKVNVATALSIAFIEGFIQAYQANPSEKDFRKLGGPARDRVKEKAKQYMRLFAGHV, encoded by the coding sequence ATGCCTCTTGTAAATGAGCGGGATCTACTCTTGCCGGCATTGAAGGAGCGAAGAGCGGTTGGAGCATTCAACGCCAACAACATGGAAATGGTGCAAGCTTTTATATGGGCGGCTGAAGAGGCAAGCAAAGAACTAGGGGAACCCGTGGATCTTATAATTCAGCTCAGTCCAGGCGCAAGTAAATATGCGGGTTGGGCCCTTGGCGCAGGGATGGTGAAGATAGCTGCCTCCGAGACTGATGTTAGAGTTGCACTTAACCTAGATCATGCGACGGAAATCGATCAGGTTAAAAAAGCATTGGATGCAGGTTTCACAGCCGTACTTTTCGACGGTTCTTCATTGCCCTTCGAAGAGAATATAAGGTTAACCCGTCAGGTCGTTGAGATGTGCCACGCAAAAGGTGTGCCAGTGGAAGCCGAGCTCGGAAAGATACCGAAAATTGAGGACTACTTCACTTCATCGGAGATAGCGCATCTGAGAAATCTCCCAGCCGCCGAAGCTGTCAAAATAATTCGTGAAAGGGCTGGAAAATCTGTTGAGGACCTAATGGCCAAACCTGAAGACGTAGAATATTTTGTATCGAAGACTGGCTGCGATTTTCTTGCAGCGGCTTTCGGTTCAATACACGGAATATGGGATGACATCTGGCCAATCCGTGTTGACCGCCTAATAGAGATACAGGAACGCACAAGTCTTCCACTCGTCTCTCACGGCTCATCAGGTATACTCATGTCACCTAAGGATGCACGTGAAAAAGGAATCAAACTCGCAAAGGGAGAAGGAACATTGCTGGATGCCATTCAGACAGGCGGTGTTACCAAGGTTAACGTTGCCACCGCCCTCTCAATCGCCTTCATAGAAGGTTTCATCCAGGCATATCAGGCTAATCCTAGCGAGAAAGACTTCCGTAAGCTGGGAGGGCCTGCAAGAGACAGAGTGAAGGAGAAGGCCAAGCAATATATGCGCTTATTCGCCGGTCACGTCTAG
- a CDS encoding elongation factor EF-2: MGRYKQIEEIIRLMNDQERIRNTSIIAHVDHGKTTLSDSLLAAAGIISEQTAGQKLYLDSWELEQKRQMTVFASNISLVHNYKGKEYLINLIDTPGHIDFSGAVTRSLRAVDGALVVVDAVEGPMTQTETVLMQALREKVKPLLFINKVDRLIREIKLTPEAMQSRFAKIIMRINSLIERYAPPEHKKDWQVRVEDGRVAFGSALHKWGFNLPYMKMKGITFRDVIDAYTGEPEEVGRKVDLLSKKVPLWEPVLDMFVEHLPNPLEAQPYRQNQIWPGDPNSPVGKSMAKVDPNGPLLMCVSTIEVDPHSGVVAIGRVFSGTVERGKPVRLVTSNQRGTIQQVYMSMAADRVIVEKIPAGNIAAVSGLPTMQVGETIAEEGVETQPFEALKYVSDPVVTVAVEPEDIKDLPLFDKVIHKLTLEDPNLHFEINKESGEYLLSGMGELHLEIAAYRMQEAGLKVRLSKPIVIYRETIGSDYKGPPVMGKSPNKHNKLWVTLERLSEDVIQAIKEGRISEMQKRDERQRILTHEFGWPTEDARNVIAIEGTNILVNRIKGKQFVEEVLDHIKSGFREAVHSCVLTKEPAYGLKVNLEDILIHEDPVHRGPAQILPMTWRPIWGCFLLCNPKLLEPILTFECKVPSDFVSPVISIIQKRRGKLLDMINEEDMMIVKAEIPVAESFGLAEELRSSTQGRAFWAMQFSRWSPVPDSMQLEVIEQIRERIGLSRTLPKAEEFYDTE; this comes from the coding sequence ATGGGACGCTACAAGCAGATCGAGGAAATCATTAGACTCATGAATGACCAAGAGAGGATTAGAAACACCAGCATAATCGCTCATGTAGATCATGGCAAGACAACTCTTTCCGACAGTCTACTTGCTGCGGCGGGAATAATAAGCGAGCAGACAGCTGGACAGAAACTTTACCTAGACTCGTGGGAGCTTGAGCAGAAGAGGCAGATGACCGTCTTCGCCTCCAACATTAGCCTAGTCCACAATTATAAGGGGAAGGAGTATCTTATCAACTTGATAGACACGCCCGGGCATATAGATTTCAGCGGTGCAGTTACACGTAGTCTCAGGGCTGTCGACGGTGCCCTAGTAGTTGTAGACGCCGTTGAGGGCCCTATGACCCAGACTGAAACCGTTCTGATGCAGGCTTTACGCGAGAAAGTAAAGCCCCTGCTCTTCATAAATAAGGTTGACCGGCTGATTAGGGAGATAAAATTGACGCCTGAAGCCATGCAGAGCAGATTCGCCAAGATAATCATGCGAATAAACAGTCTGATAGAGAGGTATGCTCCGCCTGAACACAAAAAAGACTGGCAGGTTAGGGTTGAGGACGGAAGAGTTGCCTTTGGATCAGCCCTTCACAAGTGGGGGTTCAACCTGCCTTACATGAAGATGAAGGGTATAACCTTCAGGGATGTTATAGATGCTTATACCGGCGAGCCGGAAGAAGTCGGAAGAAAAGTTGACTTGTTAAGCAAGAAGGTTCCCCTCTGGGAACCAGTACTGGACATGTTTGTTGAGCACCTGCCAAACCCATTAGAGGCTCAGCCCTATAGACAAAATCAGATATGGCCGGGGGATCCAAACTCACCTGTAGGCAAGTCGATGGCAAAAGTTGACCCCAACGGACCATTACTTATGTGCGTTTCCACCATCGAAGTTGACCCGCATAGCGGCGTGGTCGCTATTGGGAGGGTCTTCAGCGGTACTGTTGAGAGAGGAAAACCCGTTCGATTGGTGACTTCCAATCAGAGGGGAACGATTCAACAAGTCTACATGAGCATGGCCGCGGACAGAGTGATTGTCGAGAAAATCCCAGCAGGCAATATCGCAGCCGTTTCAGGTTTACCTACAATGCAGGTTGGCGAGACAATCGCGGAGGAAGGAGTGGAGACGCAACCATTCGAAGCTCTAAAGTATGTATCAGACCCTGTCGTGACAGTAGCAGTTGAACCTGAAGACATCAAGGATCTGCCACTTTTTGATAAGGTCATTCATAAATTAACCCTTGAAGACCCTAATCTTCACTTTGAAATAAACAAGGAGAGCGGCGAGTATCTGCTGAGCGGGATGGGGGAGCTTCATCTTGAGATCGCGGCTTATAGGATGCAGGAGGCAGGTCTGAAGGTAAGACTAAGCAAACCAATAGTTATCTACCGGGAAACTATCGGCAGTGACTATAAGGGTCCTCCAGTTATGGGGAAAAGCCCAAACAAGCATAACAAGCTATGGGTCACATTAGAAAGACTATCCGAGGATGTCATCCAAGCCATCAAGGAGGGCAGGATCTCTGAGATGCAGAAAAGGGACGAGAGGCAGAGAATTCTTACTCATGAGTTCGGATGGCCCACTGAGGATGCACGTAACGTTATTGCGATTGAGGGGACAAACATTCTTGTAAATCGGATAAAAGGTAAACAGTTCGTTGAGGAGGTTTTAGACCATATTAAATCCGGTTTCCGTGAAGCGGTGCACAGCTGTGTGTTAACCAAGGAGCCAGCTTATGGATTAAAGGTGAACCTTGAGGATATCCTTATCCATGAGGATCCGGTCCATAGGGGACCCGCACAGATCCTGCCTATGACATGGAGACCTATTTGGGGCTGCTTCCTTCTATGCAACCCAAAACTTTTGGAGCCTATCCTCACCTTTGAATGTAAAGTTCCAAGCGACTTCGTCAGTCCGGTGATATCAATAATCCAGAAGCGCAGAGGCAAACTCCTCGACATGATTAATGAGGAGGACATGATGATCGTAAAGGCTGAGATTCCGGTTGCCGAGTCCTTCGGTCTGGCCGAAGAGTTAAGATCATCTACTCAGGGCAGGGCATTCTGGGCTATGCAGTTCAGCAGATGGTCACCTGTGCCAGACTCTATGCAATTAGAAGTGATTGAGCAGATACGTGAACGTATAGGACTGAGCAGGACGCTTCCTAAGGCAGAAGAGTTCTACGACACCGAGTGA
- a CDS encoding AAA family ATPase, with product MSARNKIYDLQREICDRFVGNEEAVRMLVLNQLHYRSTTLIRAPRGVGKSTLMLLILKGICGDNLVVVSGASEVKRGEVVGRLHIPSLEKEGVEKVLWAAFVKSKGKAIDEVNRLNPYTTANIHHMMQFGEVWAYGKKAKVEDYALVANENPMDATSFIHPPPFYDRFDICLFLRSLTLSEKFRLQEILEKYDWNLVDSMPQVISFEEMETIRKEVSEVELDPALSGYINLLVRDFQACIRDKEESEIKPPALCEGCHFIRDVCGRIKEPLSERATVAMMHLAKAAIWLYGKCEFEELLKMAVWVLPHRLTLVRTRNMLTDIIDLLERERIKIADRNVRRQWPLLNELIKEFNPTVYRLARDAAVEDVAFAEELIRMEEKWVQEGILKRDETLYMQMGWQRPFYRGVTV from the coding sequence ATGAGTGCTCGAAACAAGATATACGATCTGCAACGAGAAATATGCGATCGGTTCGTCGGCAATGAAGAAGCTGTACGTATGCTCGTGCTTAACCAACTCCATTACAGATCGACTACTCTGATACGAGCGCCGCGTGGAGTAGGTAAATCAACGCTTATGCTCCTCATTCTTAAGGGCATTTGCGGCGACAATTTGGTGGTTGTCTCTGGCGCGTCAGAAGTGAAGAGAGGCGAGGTTGTAGGCAGGCTTCATATTCCCTCACTTGAGAAGGAGGGTGTTGAGAAAGTTCTTTGGGCTGCATTCGTAAAGAGTAAGGGAAAGGCTATAGACGAGGTTAACAGGCTTAACCCTTACACAACCGCGAACATTCATCATATGATGCAGTTCGGAGAAGTCTGGGCGTATGGAAAGAAGGCGAAAGTGGAAGACTATGCTTTAGTAGCGAATGAGAATCCAATGGATGCAACGTCATTCATTCATCCACCGCCGTTCTATGATAGGTTTGACATATGCCTTTTCCTCAGGTCATTGACCTTGAGTGAAAAATTTAGGCTTCAGGAGATCTTGGAAAAGTATGATTGGAACCTAGTTGACTCTATGCCGCAGGTTATCTCGTTTGAGGAGATGGAGACTATTAGAAAAGAGGTTTCAGAGGTTGAGCTTGATCCTGCTTTGTCAGGGTACATTAACCTCCTGGTCAGAGACTTCCAGGCCTGCATAAGGGATAAGGAGGAATCCGAGATCAAGCCGCCCGCTCTCTGCGAAGGTTGCCACTTCATAAGAGATGTTTGCGGCAGAATAAAAGAACCCCTTAGTGAACGTGCCACCGTAGCTATGATGCATCTGGCTAAAGCCGCGATCTGGCTTTACGGGAAATGCGAGTTTGAAGAACTCCTGAAGATGGCTGTCTGGGTTTTACCTCACAGGTTAACTTTAGTCAGAACAAGGAACATGCTAACCGATATAATCGATCTTCTTGAAAGGGAAAGGATAAAGATTGCCGATAGGAATGTGAGGAGGCAATGGCCTCTACTTAATGAGCTCATAAAAGAGTTCAATCCAACCGTTTATAGGTTAGCAAGAGACGCTGCCGTTGAGGACGTCGCCTTTGCAGAGGAGCTCATACGTATGGAGGAAAAATGGGTTCAAGAGGGAATACTGAAAAGGGATGAAACCCTATATATGCAGATGGGTTGGCAGCGGCCATTCTATAGGGGTGTCACGGTATAG
- a CDS encoding stage II sporulation protein M codes for MPYCKICGAHLPLDEELRYCPSCGSYLGRERLGVARGELKPATGKSERLISLRARVLLLCLMFLTSVIVTSLGAASTIDPAEAQDMLQDLERLREVLDYAGLPLIFGNNLMYCLMMFVPLVGPISGFFVLYSTGLSIAAMSSSAGTNPLLILFLLFLYPHAWMEYLSYSLAISESILLVYALLRYKILGFKQEFSNALKAIFICATVLLLAAIIEMQLIATMR; via the coding sequence ATGCCATACTGCAAGATCTGCGGAGCCCATTTACCCTTGGACGAGGAACTGCGTTACTGTCCAAGCTGCGGAAGTTACCTAGGTCGAGAAAGATTAGGCGTGGCGAGAGGCGAACTCAAGCCGGCAACAGGTAAAAGCGAGAGACTGATTTCACTTAGAGCTAGGGTTCTCCTTCTATGTCTAATGTTTCTTACATCTGTTATTGTGACTTCTCTAGGTGCTGCGAGCACGATTGACCCAGCTGAAGCGCAAGATATGCTCCAAGATCTAGAGCGGCTTAGAGAAGTTTTAGATTATGCTGGGTTGCCTCTGATATTCGGTAACAACCTAATGTACTGCTTAATGATGTTTGTTCCTTTAGTCGGACCGATCTCAGGTTTCTTTGTTCTCTACTCAACTGGGCTGAGCATAGCCGCTATGAGTTCGTCGGCGGGAACCAACCCTCTACTAATTCTTTTCCTTCTTTTCCTCTACCCTCATGCTTGGATGGAGTACTTATCCTATAGTCTTGCCATATCTGAGAGTATATTGCTAGTCTACGCCCTGCTAAGGTATAAAATCTTAGGGTTCAAGCAGGAATTTTCGAATGCGCTGAAGGCCATCTTCATCTGCGCGACGGTCCTATTACTCGCAGCAATTATCGAAATGCAGCTAATAGCTACTATGAGATGA
- a CDS encoding AIR synthase family protein: MEDYAGLILPLGKLPTEALKRVVLKYLGAESKDVLLGPAPGEDGAVIRVGNKIVISSMDPITGAVENIGWLAVNINANDVATFGVKPSFFSSCILLPENSSEDTVEAICKQMDSAAERLGIAIIGGHTEVSPGLHRPIVIGCMMGVSELGRYVTSSSARPGNKIILTKSAGIEGTAILAKERYDTLQVSIDKSLLESAKQFYERISIVEEALAAFNTGGVTAMHDPTEGGVAGGIHELADASNLGFKIIENSIPVSRETLEICKFFGIDPLHLISSGALLITADNLYVEAIMRNLAERGINAAVIGEMLEDPEKRLIIRSDGSVGDLERPTFDHLWLALENR; encoded by the coding sequence ATGGAGGATTACGCAGGGTTGATATTGCCGTTAGGCAAGCTTCCAACCGAGGCGCTTAAAAGGGTAGTGCTAAAGTATTTGGGTGCAGAGAGTAAGGATGTTCTTCTGGGACCAGCTCCCGGAGAGGATGGGGCGGTCATTAGAGTTGGAAATAAAATCGTTATTTCCTCAATGGATCCTATAACAGGCGCCGTGGAGAATATTGGCTGGCTGGCGGTCAATATAAACGCGAATGATGTTGCCACATTCGGCGTTAAGCCTTCTTTTTTCTCTTCCTGCATTCTTCTACCTGAAAATTCCTCTGAGGATACTGTAGAGGCTATATGCAAGCAAATGGACTCGGCCGCGGAAAGACTTGGCATTGCCATAATTGGCGGTCATACAGAAGTTTCACCAGGCCTACATAGACCCATTGTTATAGGATGCATGATGGGAGTATCCGAGCTCGGCCGTTATGTAACATCAAGTAGCGCAAGACCAGGTAACAAGATTATTCTGACAAAGAGTGCAGGAATAGAGGGTACAGCCATATTGGCGAAAGAAAGATACGACACTCTTCAAGTGTCAATTGACAAATCCCTGCTAGAGTCGGCTAAGCAGTTTTACGAGCGCATCAGCATTGTTGAAGAGGCTTTGGCGGCTTTCAATACTGGCGGCGTGACCGCCATGCATGATCCAACGGAAGGCGGAGTGGCAGGCGGAATCCATGAATTGGCAGACGCCTCAAACCTCGGATTTAAGATAATCGAGAATAGTATACCAGTCTCTAGGGAGACATTGGAGATATGCAAATTCTTCGGGATTGATCCGCTACACTTGATCAGCTCGGGAGCGCTCCTTATCACTGCTGACAACCTGTACGTGGAAGCTATTATGAGAAATCTTGCGGAACGCGGAATAAATGCTGCGGTTATAGGAGAGATGCTTGAGGATCCTGAGAAGCGATTAATTATCCGGAGCGACGGATCTGTCGGTGATCTGGAAAGGCCTACGTTTGATCATCTATGGCTTGCATTAGAAAATCGATGA
- a CDS encoding PKD domain-containing protein yields the protein MKLGSLHARALYFITVLLLLLIIPNFCHGVICKESSVVETVWRQQQNVETADYNWSYRGFSVAELLEEREGFGRNATGGLNGRVYRVTTLADSGPGSLREAASTSEPLWIVFDVSGTIELKSTINVRSNKTIDGRGAEITITGYGLKISKASNIIIVNIRFDTAANVDIDALSIDSNSRDIWVHHCDFTNYSDGALDITNQSTDITISWCRFWNHDKVMLIGNDPGKTGDAIIRVTLHHNFFFRTVQRTPRLRFGKVDAYNNYYFGWQSYAIGVAMGGQVLAEANIFEAENQKVVAQYRVGSDPEEGYIKMVNNLLLNGANAKSYKAENVFNRSEYYEARVEPADDALRSKIMAQAGASIPVKPKIMTDSKLQREDWRFKAPLTDPVQAGTALTLYAVIPPYRSQSERVSIYEWNFGDGNITLTTSTSIIHIYQFGGIYNITVSLKSPEGSTISIINATLNVIGPSSGGSGGGGGSVGGGETSIRDPDPFYYVLIGIVILVIAIVAWIFIKRV from the coding sequence ATGAAATTGGGCTCTTTACATGCACGAGCTTTGTATTTCATAACTGTTCTCCTACTGCTTCTCATAATTCCTAACTTCTGCCACGGGGTCATCTGCAAAGAGTCAAGTGTGGTAGAAACAGTTTGGCGCCAGCAACAGAACGTAGAGACCGCAGATTATAATTGGTCGTATAGAGGTTTCTCTGTGGCGGAACTGCTTGAAGAAAGGGAGGGCTTTGGTAGGAACGCGACTGGTGGTCTAAACGGACGGGTCTACCGTGTGACTACACTTGCTGACAGCGGGCCTGGAAGCTTGAGAGAGGCCGCCTCAACAAGTGAGCCTCTATGGATAGTCTTCGACGTTTCTGGAACAATTGAGCTTAAAAGCACGATTAATGTCAGATCTAATAAGACGATCGACGGAAGAGGGGCTGAGATAACAATTACCGGATATGGATTAAAGATAAGCAAAGCCTCAAACATTATAATCGTAAACATAAGGTTTGACACAGCGGCCAACGTGGACATAGACGCATTATCTATTGATAGCAACTCACGTGACATATGGGTGCATCATTGCGACTTCACAAACTACTCGGACGGAGCACTTGACATCACAAACCAATCAACAGACATCACCATCTCTTGGTGCAGATTCTGGAACCATGACAAGGTAATGCTGATCGGAAATGATCCGGGCAAGACCGGGGACGCCATCATCCGAGTCACTCTTCACCACAACTTCTTTTTCAGGACAGTCCAGCGTACTCCCAGATTGAGATTCGGCAAAGTCGACGCTTACAACAACTATTACTTCGGCTGGCAGAGCTATGCGATCGGCGTTGCAATGGGCGGGCAGGTGCTTGCAGAAGCAAACATCTTTGAGGCGGAAAACCAAAAGGTTGTTGCACAGTACCGAGTAGGCTCAGATCCGGAGGAAGGATACATTAAGATGGTTAATAATCTCCTGCTAAACGGAGCAAACGCGAAGAGTTATAAGGCGGAAAACGTTTTCAACCGTTCAGAATATTATGAAGCAAGAGTGGAGCCGGCTGACGATGCGCTTAGATCAAAGATAATGGCTCAAGCCGGTGCCAGCATACCCGTTAAGCCCAAAATAATGACGGATTCGAAGCTGCAGAGAGAAGATTGGCGCTTCAAAGCTCCGCTAACAGACCCTGTCCAAGCGGGAACAGCCCTTACACTCTACGCCGTAATACCGCCATACAGAAGCCAATCTGAGAGAGTAAGCATATACGAATGGAACTTCGGAGACGGCAACATAACCTTAACTACATCAACTTCCATCATACACATCTACCAGTTCGGAGGAATATACAATATCACCGTATCATTGAAAAGTCCAGAAGGCTCAACGATCAGCATTATCAACGCAACATTAAACGTTATCGGTCCCAGCAGTGGCGGTAGCGGGGGCGGAGGAGGCAGTGTAGGTGGCGGGGAAACCTCTATTAGAGATCCTGATCCGTTTTATTACGTTTTAATCGGGATTGTGATTCTCGTCATAGCGATTGTAGCGTGGATATTCATCAAGCGAGTGTAA